From the genome of Clostridium cylindrosporum DSM 605:
TGCTCATTCTGTACTTTCCGTAATTTAAATCCTCTACATTAACACCATTTGTTATAAATCCTGGATAATGTAGTTCCGTAAATACACTAGTATCAAGAAATAACTGCTTTTGATATTTATTCGTATCGAATTTATCTGGATTATAAAAGACTGAACTAATAATAGGGTCAAGTATCTCTCTTGTAAATAAAATTAATACTAACGAGGAGACTAGAATAACTAATGCCTTTATATTAAACCTACTATATTTCTTATTTTCCTTACTTAAATCATCAAGTCCCATTTTTCCCCCTCATTTATCACTTTTCCTTTTTATAACATATTCTATGTATATTTAATATGTCCTTTATATGAATAAGTAAAATACAAGACACATCAGGAAGGGACTGCCTAGTGTAATCTACTTACATTAGGCAGTCCCTTAATCACATTTAACCAAGTCCAACATCTAACATCATCATAATAGTAAAACCAATAATACATCCTAGTGTCGCTATATCAGTACTATTATGGTCTCCTGATTGCGCCTCGGGTATAAGCTCCTCAACAACCACATAAATCATTGCACCAGCTGCGAAGGCAAGTGCATATGGAAGTATTGCCTGAATAGAGGTAACAAGTGCTGCTCCTATAACCCCTGCTATAGGCTCAACAATCCCTGATGCCTGTCCATATAAAAAACTCTTTTTTCTAGATAGCCCCTCACCTCTAAGAGGAATTGATACCGCTGCCCCCTCTGGAAAGTTTTGAAGTCCTATTCCTATTGCTACTGCCATGGCAGAAACAACAGTTACACCATCCATCCCATTAGCTGCTGCCCCAAAGGCAACACCTACCGCAAGACCCTCTGGGATATTATGAAGTGTTATGGAAAACACCAGAAGTATACTTCTTCTTAGCCTAGTGTTAATCCCCTCACTTTCACCTTTTCTAGCTGCAAAATGAATATGTGGAATTATCTTATCAGCTATCCATAAAAATGCTGCACCACCTAGAAATCCAATAGCCGCTACAAGAAAAGATGGTATACTTTTACCCTCTGCCATCTCAATTGCAGGTGCAAGTAAAGACCAAAAACTAGCTGCAATCATAACTCCAGAGGCAAAACCAAGCATAACATTAAGCATCCTTTTATTAATGGTTTTAAAGAAAAATACCATTGAAGCTCCAAGTGCTGTTAAGCCCCAGGTTATTAAGGTTGCTAAAAAGGCTAGCAATATGGGGCTTTGATTGTTTATCCACTCCATATTATCAACTCCCTAATTCTTAATAAAGTAGTTAGTTTATCATATTATAATATGATAATGATTATTAATTGAAATTATATGCTTAATAGAATATGTTGTCAATATATGCAGTATATGTGTAGTTTCGTGCATATATTGTCCATAATCTCTTTCCTAACTACAGTAATTGTTAATTTTAATATATACTTTTAATATAGTGCAGATGTTAGGGGGAATAAAATTGTGGAAAAGAGAGTTATTAGAAAACATAATTATCAAATTCTTAATGAAGAATTAAACTATCTCGAGTCTCAAGGTAAGATAGACTCAAATAAGAAATATGAAATTTTAGATATGTATCAAGTTAGTAAATCCTTTAGCTTTATAAGAGTAATTCTAATAATATCTGCTCTCTTAATAGGGGTAGGGATTTTAATCTTTGTTGCAGGTAATTGGAAGGAAATGAGCCACTTAAGTAAGTTTCTTTATATAGCTATAGCTGTATTAGGTTGTAATTTAGTTGGATATAAAATTAATAAGACTTCACCTAAAACTGGTATAAGCCTTATATACCTTGGCTGTCTTATATATGGAGCAGGAATAGTACTTATTGAGCAAATGTTTAATTATATTACTATCTTTAGTGATACCTGTTTTATTTGGTCCCTAGGAATAATTCCTATAGGATTATACTTTAAAGATAATATAATAAAAATCTTCTCTCAAATATTACTTATTTTCTATCTAGCTAATTACAATCAAAGTATATTAAAGCTCTTACTTATAAGCTTAATAATACTAGGAATAATTTTATTGATTGTTAAAGTTAAAAATAACAATCCTATTATTAAAACACTTAATATAATTATTCCACTTATAGTTATCATTACATTTAGTAACTTACTATTAATTAACATAATATATATAGCATTACTATTCTTCATTTTAGGTATTATTAGTACTTTTGTAGAAAATCTTAAAAAGTATAAAGAACTACAACTAGTAGGAACCCTTCTTTATGGGATATCTGGAATATATATTACCTTAGGAGAATCATGGCAAGGTATATTTAATTCAAACACTTCAAATATAATATCTATTACCTTTAGTGTAGGCTTCTTTATATTCCTAATTATTTTACTAAAACAAGAAAGAATCTCATCTATTATATTTATTTGTGCTCTTGTATTAAGATACTACGCAGACTATTCATATAACTTTATGCCAAAATCAATGTTCTTTATTATAGGTGGATTAATTCTTGGAGGCTTTGGATATTGGTTTGAGAAAAATAGAAAGAAGGGGGGTAAAGCTGTTGAATAAAATAAAAGCACTATTAGTTTTAATAATTCCTGTGTTAATACTAATAGCAATCAGTATACAACCTTTCACAACAAAAGCTATAGGAAAAGAAATTATTGTTGAGAAGCCTTACATTGAATTTAAAGAAAATAGCACAGAAAACATTAAAGGTATAAATGTTGTACCTTTAAGCAAATTAAAGGATTATAAAAAATACCTAGCTTCTGGACCCTCTAAAAACAATATCATATATGTACAATTAGAAAGGTCTGGAGAAATATATAAAACTAAATATGTAAGTGATGAAAAACCTAAATCAGGGGTGTATCTAAAAGCTAAGATAGATTATATTGATGAAACAACTAAAAAAGCTTATATTGATTTAGGTAATTATAATTCATTAACTTGGGACCCTGAGGCAGAATCAAAAGCATATGTAAAATTAAAAGTTTTAAATGGTTTATTTATTGTTGAAGAAGTAATTACAAGTCTTCCTAAATAAAAAATTCATATTAAATAAAAGATAAAACTAGCAAATTTAATCTGCTGGTTTTATTTATATTAATTAACTTTATCTTTTTCTCTTAAATCTTACTACATAAACCAAAGCCAAAATTAGTGCTACACCACTTACCACTGTGATTATAACTTGGCTTTTATCTATTAGCCCTGTGTTTTGATTATTAAAGGGGGGCATATTTTTCATTTCGTTTCCTTGAATATTAGCATTTTTACCTTTTACTTCTTTATCTAAAGCCTGGTTATTTGATTTTTCATTTGCATCCTTGCTGTTTTCTACTTGTTTACCTCCCATATTAGGTCCCTTACCCATGCCTTGAGATCCAAGTAGATTCATATCTAAGGATGACTTAATTAGATTATCTTTATTCTTCCTCTGACTCTCTGTACTTGATGGAAGGTTTCCATCTAATTGACCTTGAACACTTTTAGAGCGAAGCTTTCCGAATTCTATAAGGGCTGGTATTGCTTTTTGATAATCCTCGTATTTATAAAAAGCTGTAGGATCACTTTTTACATAATTTTTTATAAGATTATTTAGTTTATTTACCTTATTTTCAAACACTCCATTTGTAAAGTATTCACTAACTATTTTTTGAAGATAATCATGGTATTTCTCTTTATAACTTGAATTGCTAAGTAACTTTGATACAAGTGGACGCTCTGATAGCTCGACTCCTGATACAGGTGTATCTATAGGGAAGTTAACCGCAGATGTAGAATCTCCTCCTTGAAATCCAGCAAATGACAGGTTATAGTCCCATGGAAGAATTGATATCTTTCCATCCTTCTCATATAAATAGTAATTATGCTTCATGCTACTAAAATAGCTATCTAGATTTACAAGTATTGTATTTGCAGCAATATATCTTAAGACTCCATCTACATCAAGATAACTTTCAAGATTTTCTCCACTATTTAAACTCTTTATAGCCTTTATTACTCTCTTCTTATCTGACTTAGTAGAATCGAATACAGAGTAATCAAATATATTAGAATAACTACTTATGCTTTCATCTATATATTTAAGATCACTTCCTCCTCCACTTCCCATTCCAGGTCCTCCCTTAGACATTCCACCGACATCTGGAGCTTGTCTATTCGCACTATCTGCAACTTTTTGTGTATTGTTACTTTCATTTTTCTTAACTTCAGAAACTTTTTCATTAGTTTCCTTTACCTGAGGAACACTACCTCCATTAGCTATAGGAGTATTCATGTCCATAGGTGGTGCCCCTTGGGTTTGTCCATTTACTGCTTTATTCATTGGCATATTGCCTTGCATTTTTCCCACGTTCATAGTTTCTGGTTTATAAAGCATTCCATGGTAAGTTCCATAGCTTCTCTTTGCAAATGATTCCTCTAGGGATTCAACCGCTAGATAAAGCCCCCATGCTTTCCCGTTTACACTAACATTGGTAAAGGAATATAAAGGAGTCGTAATACCTATATAATTCATAATGTCATAGGATAGGTATTCCTTCATATATGTAGCATCTGATTGAATATTGTTGATAACAAGCTTATCAAGCCCAAAACATGTTTGTCCCTCTACATAATGATCAAATTCTATCTTAAAGCTATATCTATTTGACCTGCTACCTGCTACCTGGGAAAGACTTGAGTTTCCCTTTGGACGAATTCCTACATTCTTAAATGTTGTCCCATTAATCGTAACATCACATGATGTATATTCCTCCTTAGTAGCGTTTTTAAGCATTTTGTCCCATTCCTTAGTATCCATCTCTATATTAATTGAGGTAATATTGTCCTTATTAAAAACCTTAGTTTCATATTCAAAAGACGTAACCTTTGAATCTTCACTAGACCTTGGTATAAACATAATAAATGTAGTAAATGTCACTCCTATAATTAGTGCCAAGGCTACAATTATTTTAAAGTGTTTACTTGATATCATTTTGTCACCCCTTAGGACATATAATCACCGTTATAACTTACTAAAACAGCATTATTTACACCTTTAATACCTGCTATCATATTAACAAACTGAGTAGTCGCATCCTTAAGTCTTACCTCTACAGTAAGCTCTATCCCATCAGGTGAAACTGTTTTTGACTTAACTATATGCTTTTTGACATTTGTTTCTATTGATTTATTTACAAGATCCTCTACATTATCATCAATGCAGCTAACTACTAATATATAAGGATTATCACTACTTTTCCTATTAACGAAAATAATCATTATTATTCCAATGAATATTGACCCGAATATAGCAAGTGGAATAAGTCCTGCCCCAACTACTATACCCGCTGATATTGACCAAAATAAAAATGCAATGTCTAGCGGTTCTTTAATAGCTGCTCTAAAACGTACAATTGAAAGAGCCCCTACCATACCAAGGGACAACACTACATTGGAACTTATCGCCAAGATGATTAAGGATGTAATAAGTGTCATCGCCATTAAGGACACACCAAAACTTCCTGAATACATAACACCATTATAGGTTTTCTTGTAAACAAACAATATAAAAAGCCCTAGAATAAAGGCTAACCCAAGGGCTATACCCATATCTAACATTGAAAAAGAAGATACTTTTTCAACAAAGCTCGATTTGAAAACATCATTAAAAGTCATTTTTATCCTCCTAATTATCCATATATTCTACATGCTGCATACTTTGAAAATGCAGTGCATTTTCTATTATTCACCTGAACTATATCCCTAATAATATCCGGAATATACTCATCATATTTAACCTCTAAAATTATTACCTTATTCCTATCAACGCTTATAGTTGGAAGGCTTACATTGAAAAGGTCCCTTGAGTAAATTCCTGTTCTTATATTACTATCAAGGGTTATCCTTACATTGCCCATTTTATATATAAATGGCTCCCTGATATAATCAACAACTGTCTTAGGTCTTAGCTGTTGATACTTCATTTTTGCATACAGCTCTACTACAAGAGGATGCATGCATTCTCTCATCCAGGCTAAGTCCCCATTAATTATCTTCTCACACTCCTCCTTTGTAAGTCTTTCTGAAACCTTATTACAAAGCCCATTTATTTTACTTTTCTTTTCAAGCTTTATATAGGAAAAATCATCATTATAATACCTAATCCTAAATTTCTCCCTATTATTTATTCCATATATCTTTTCCTTAAGAGCTTTGTCAT
Proteins encoded in this window:
- a CDS encoding CotH kinase family protein; protein product: MISSKHFKIIVALALIIGVTFTTFIMFIPRSSEDSKVTSFEYETKVFNKDNITSINIEMDTKEWDKMLKNATKEEYTSCDVTINGTTFKNVGIRPKGNSSLSQVAGSRSNRYSFKIEFDHYVEGQTCFGLDKLVINNIQSDATYMKEYLSYDIMNYIGITTPLYSFTNVSVNGKAWGLYLAVESLEESFAKRSYGTYHGMLYKPETMNVGKMQGNMPMNKAVNGQTQGAPPMDMNTPIANGGSVPQVKETNEKVSEVKKNESNNTQKVADSANRQAPDVGGMSKGGPGMGSGGGSDLKYIDESISSYSNIFDYSVFDSTKSDKKRVIKAIKSLNSGENLESYLDVDGVLRYIAANTILVNLDSYFSSMKHNYYLYEKDGKISILPWDYNLSFAGFQGGDSTSAVNFPIDTPVSGVELSERPLVSKLLSNSSYKEKYHDYLQKIVSEYFTNGVFENKVNKLNNLIKNYVKSDPTAFYKYEDYQKAIPALIEFGKLRSKSVQGQLDGNLPSSTESQRKNKDNLIKSSLDMNLLGSQGMGKGPNMGGKQVENSKDANEKSNNQALDKEVKGKNANIQGNEMKNMPPFNNQNTGLIDKSQVIITVVSGVALILALVYVVRFKRKR
- a CDS encoding polyphosphate polymerase domain-containing protein, whose amino-acid sequence is MKEKKFRHELKHYINTSDYLGLKQRLKVITTPDPHTGFEGKYKIRSLYFDNINDKALKEKIYGINNREKFRIRYYNDDFSYIKLEKKSKINGLCNKVSERLTKEECEKIINGDLAWMRECMHPLVVELYAKMKYQQLRPKTVVDYIREPFIYKMGNVRITLDSNIRTGIYSRDLFNVSLPTISVDRNKVIILEVKYDEYIPDIIRDIVQVNNRKCTAFSKYAACRIYG
- a CDS encoding ZIP family metal transporter, which codes for MEWINNQSPILLAFLATLITWGLTALGASMVFFFKTINKRMLNVMLGFASGVMIAASFWSLLAPAIEMAEGKSIPSFLVAAIGFLGGAAFLWIADKIIPHIHFAARKGESEGINTRLRRSILLVFSITLHNIPEGLAVGVAFGAAANGMDGVTVVSAMAVAIGIGLQNFPEGAAVSIPLRGEGLSRKKSFLYGQASGIVEPIAGVIGAALVTSIQAILPYALAFAAGAMIYVVVEELIPEAQSGDHNSTDIATLGCIIGFTIMMMLDVGLG
- a CDS encoding DUF2157 domain-containing protein, with the protein product MEKRVIRKHNYQILNEELNYLESQGKIDSNKKYEILDMYQVSKSFSFIRVILIISALLIGVGILIFVAGNWKEMSHLSKFLYIAIAVLGCNLVGYKINKTSPKTGISLIYLGCLIYGAGIVLIEQMFNYITIFSDTCFIWSLGIIPIGLYFKDNIIKIFSQILLIFYLANYNQSILKLLLISLIILGIILLIVKVKNNNPIIKTLNIIIPLIVIITFSNLLLINIIYIALLFFILGIISTFVENLKKYKELQLVGTLLYGISGIYITLGESWQGIFNSNTSNIISITFSVGFFIFLIILLKQERISSIIFICALVLRYYADYSYNFMPKSMFFIIGGLILGGFGYWFEKNRKKGGKAVE